In Methylobacterium aquaticum, the following are encoded in one genomic region:
- a CDS encoding arginyltransferase: MTSHPRDAPQFYLTAPSPCPYLPGQQERKVFTHLVGRRARDLNEILTQGGFRRSQTIAYRPACETCRACISVRVVVGDFAPSDSQRRVLKRNRDLVGQAQANRPASEQYALFRRYLDARHGDGGMVDMTVLDYAMMVEDSHVETHLVVYRKRGPDTAINGRGTGSPIAVCLTDVLSDGLSMVYSFYDPAEADRSLGTFMILDHIERARSLGLPYLYLGYWVEGSRKMQYKAKFTPQERLMPNGWARVEEA; this comes from the coding sequence GTGACCAGCCATCCGCGGGACGCACCGCAATTCTACCTCACGGCGCCCTCGCCGTGCCCCTACCTGCCCGGGCAGCAGGAGCGGAAGGTCTTCACGCATCTCGTCGGCCGGCGCGCCCGCGACCTCAACGAGATCCTGACGCAGGGCGGCTTTCGCCGCTCGCAGACCATCGCCTACCGGCCGGCCTGCGAGACCTGCCGGGCCTGCATCTCGGTGCGGGTGGTCGTGGGAGACTTCGCGCCCAGCGACAGCCAGCGCCGGGTGCTGAAGCGCAACCGCGACCTCGTCGGCCAGGCCCAGGCCAACCGGCCGGCCTCGGAGCAATACGCGCTGTTTCGCCGCTACCTCGATGCCCGCCACGGCGACGGCGGCATGGTCGACATGACGGTGCTCGACTACGCGATGATGGTCGAGGACAGCCACGTCGAGACCCATCTGGTTGTCTACCGCAAGCGCGGGCCCGACACCGCGATCAACGGCCGCGGCACCGGTTCGCCGATCGCCGTCTGCCTCACCGACGTGCTCTCCGACGGGCTGTCGATGGTCTATTCGTTCTACGATCCGGCGGAGGCCGACCGTTCGCTCGGCACCTTCATGATCCTCGACCACATCGAGCGCGCCCGCAGCCTCGGCCTGCCCTACCTGTATCTCGGCTACTGGGTCGAGGGCTCGCGCAAGATGCAGTACAAGGCGAAGTTCACGCCCCAGGAGCGGCTGATGCCGAATGGATGGGCCCGGGTGGAGGAAGCCTGA
- a CDS encoding RDD family protein yields the protein MANSWQGGPQGGSYGGPYQQGYAPPPGWAGPPVLVAHGSLSRRFIAYLLDIAFIFGFSCLLWLAISLLGVITFGVAWALYAILPASGVIYSAITVGGPRQSTLGMRMMGLRAVRATTGGPIDWITAGVHALLFYVALSTFLLWLLDIGIGVVRADRRMGHDLILDLAVVRDA from the coding sequence ATGGCGAATTCCTGGCAAGGTGGTCCCCAGGGCGGGTCCTATGGCGGTCCCTACCAGCAGGGCTATGCGCCCCCGCCGGGCTGGGCCGGGCCGCCGGTGCTGGTGGCGCATGGCTCGCTGTCGCGGCGCTTCATCGCCTACCTGCTCGACATCGCGTTCATCTTCGGCTTCAGCTGCCTGTTGTGGCTGGCGATCTCGCTCCTCGGGGTCATCACCTTCGGCGTGGCGTGGGCGCTCTACGCGATCCTGCCGGCGAGCGGCGTCATCTACAGTGCGATCACCGTCGGCGGGCCGCGCCAGAGCACGCTCGGCATGCGGATGATGGGCCTTCGGGCGGTGCGGGCGACGACCGGCGGGCCGATCGACTGGATCACGGCCGGCGTCCACGCGCTGCTATTCTATGTCGCGCTGTCGACCTTCCTGCTCTGGCTCCTCGACATCGGCATCGGCGTGGTCCGGGCGGACCGGCGGATGGGCCACGACCTGATCCTCGACCTCGCGGTCGTCCGCGACGCGTGA
- a CDS encoding enoyl-CoA hydratase/isomerase family protein, producing MGDADVTADDTVLCERRGAAGLITLNRPKALNALTLEMVRAMRRALDAWATDPAVTRVVVQGAGERAFCAGGDIRRIHQEGSAGRFTEAETFFREEYELNALIQRYPKPYIALIDGIVMGGGVGVSLHGSHRVAAERTTFAMPETGIGFFPDVGATHALPRLPGFVGTYLALTGERIGQGDVVAFGLATHAAPAARFPEIRDALGEGGPVEAAIGAGESPAPGPLHAERALIDSCFSADSVPEVLARLDAAGSDFASKTAATIRTRSPTSLVLALAQMRRGATLSFPEAMQLEYRILCRILRGHDFYEGVRSVLIDRDGKPDWQPATLEAVRPEDIEAHFAPMPGEPSFT from the coding sequence ATGGGCGACGCGGACGTGACGGCGGACGACACGGTTCTGTGCGAGCGGCGGGGTGCGGCCGGGCTCATCACCCTCAACCGGCCGAAGGCCCTCAATGCGCTGACCCTCGAGATGGTGCGGGCGATGCGCCGGGCGCTCGACGCCTGGGCAACCGATCCGGCGGTGACCCGGGTGGTGGTGCAGGGCGCCGGCGAGCGCGCCTTCTGCGCCGGCGGCGACATCCGCCGCATCCACCAGGAGGGCAGCGCCGGGCGCTTCACGGAGGCCGAGACCTTCTTTCGCGAGGAATACGAGCTCAACGCGCTGATCCAGCGCTACCCGAAGCCCTACATCGCGCTCATCGACGGCATCGTGATGGGCGGCGGCGTCGGCGTGTCCCTGCACGGCTCGCACCGGGTCGCGGCCGAGCGCACCACCTTCGCGATGCCCGAGACCGGCATCGGCTTCTTCCCCGATGTCGGCGCCACCCATGCCCTGCCGCGGCTGCCGGGCTTCGTCGGCACCTATCTCGCGCTCACCGGCGAGCGGATCGGCCAGGGCGACGTCGTCGCCTTCGGGCTCGCCACCCACGCCGCCCCCGCCGCCCGCTTCCCCGAGATCCGCGACGCGCTCGGTGAGGGCGGGCCGGTCGAGGCGGCGATCGGCGCCGGCGAGTCCCCGGCCCCCGGGCCGCTCCACGCCGAGCGGGCGCTCATCGATTCCTGCTTTTCGGCCGACAGCGTGCCCGAGGTGCTGGCGCGGCTCGACGCCGCCGGGTCGGACTTCGCAAGCAAGACCGCCGCGACGATCCGCACCCGCTCGCCCACCAGCCTCGTCCTGGCTTTGGCCCAGATGCGCCGTGGCGCCACCCTGTCCTTCCCGGAGGCGATGCAGCTCGAATACCGCATCCTGTGCCGGATCCTGCGCGGGCACGACTTCTACGAGGGCGTACGCTCGGTGCTGATCGACCGCGACGGCAAGCCGGACTGGCAGCCCGCCACCCTGGAGGCGGTCCGGCCGGAGGACATCGAGGCCCATTTCGCGCCGATGCCCGGCGAGCCGAGCTTCACTTAA
- a CDS encoding SMODS domain-containing nucleotidyltransferase yields MSIADAFKTFLGNIKVNNAETISLRYGEITAALNKRYRDTESKFANSLQVGSYGRWTAIKGISDLDMIYIMPARLWEDYKTSGQYTLLKHTADAISARYPATTVKVDRLVVRVLYKDFHIEVQPAFERDDGSFYYPDSYAGGSWKVTKPREEIEAMAEFDTQKNKNLRRLCRMARAWKNKHGLAMGGLLIDTLAYNFFKQTESYDSKSYLFYDWMSRDFFKFLADQPKQEFYAALGSGQRVRVKKDFRKKAQRAYELCVSAIEAEKEEYRNDRWRRVYGRNFPPRPAAQLVEAMVKTDGYAARNTEQFVEDRFPVDIRYDIELDCEVTQNGFRPSFLRSLLASRSPLLASKNLKFFVKSTDVPAPFDLYWKVLNRGPIAVKRNIIRGQIVEDDGHLERKETTDFKGDHIVECYAVKDGVVVATDRVRVPISTTRE; encoded by the coding sequence ATGAGCATTGCTGACGCCTTCAAGACCTTTCTAGGCAATATAAAAGTCAATAACGCAGAGACAATCTCACTGCGCTATGGAGAAATAACTGCAGCTCTCAATAAAAGATATAGAGATACGGAGTCTAAGTTCGCCAATAGCCTTCAGGTTGGCTCTTATGGCCGGTGGACGGCTATAAAAGGCATTTCCGACTTGGACATGATATATATCATGCCAGCTCGCCTATGGGAAGACTACAAGACAAGCGGGCAGTACACACTGTTGAAACATACGGCTGATGCTATCAGCGCCCGTTACCCCGCTACCACAGTGAAGGTCGATCGATTAGTTGTTCGAGTCCTCTACAAAGATTTCCACATCGAAGTCCAACCTGCTTTCGAGCGCGATGATGGATCTTTTTACTATCCGGATAGCTACGCTGGTGGCAGCTGGAAGGTGACGAAGCCGCGCGAAGAAATTGAAGCGATGGCTGAGTTTGATACGCAGAAGAATAAAAATCTAAGGCGATTGTGTCGCATGGCTCGTGCTTGGAAGAACAAGCACGGCCTGGCCATGGGCGGACTACTAATCGACACTTTAGCTTATAATTTTTTCAAGCAAACCGAGAGCTATGACAGTAAGAGCTACCTATTTTACGACTGGATGAGCCGTGACTTTTTCAAATTCCTAGCTGACCAGCCTAAGCAGGAGTTCTATGCGGCCCTTGGTAGCGGCCAGCGCGTGCGTGTAAAAAAGGATTTTAGGAAAAAGGCTCAGCGCGCCTATGAGCTTTGCGTTTCGGCTATTGAGGCAGAGAAAGAGGAGTATCGCAACGACCGCTGGCGACGTGTGTATGGTCGTAATTTCCCACCCCGCCCTGCGGCGCAGCTTGTAGAGGCCATGGTCAAAACAGACGGTTACGCCGCCCGCAATACCGAGCAGTTCGTGGAGGATCGCTTCCCTGTGGACATTCGGTACGACATCGAGCTGGACTGCGAAGTTACCCAGAATGGGTTCCGACCTTCATTCCTAAGGTCTCTACTCGCTTCAAGAAGCCCTCTGCTAGCCAGCAAAAACCTCAAGTTCTTCGTGAAAAGCACCGACGTTCCTGCGCCTTTTGATCTTTACTGGAAGGTGCTGAACAGGGGGCCAATCGCCGTGAAACGCAATATCATTCGCGGTCAGATTGTGGAGGATGACGGACACCTTGAACGCAAGGAAACGACCGATTTCAAAGGCGACCATATTGTCGAGTGCTACGCGGTCAAGGATGGTGTAGTCGTCGCAACGGACCGTGTTCGCGTTCCCATTAGCACCACGAGGGAATAA
- the ldtR gene encoding transcriptional regulator LdtR — translation MKTQATKVAQTTSAPETETAVRPHYLEALHLVERLHRRLLDVIKDEFDRRGREDVNSVQALLLYNIGDKELTASELRTRGYYLGSNVSYNVKKLVEAGYLHHARSKTDRRSVRISLTDKGHEVHEIVRGLYEKHSKTIQPIGGISEDDFGRLNTALARLERFWTDQIRYRL, via the coding sequence ATGAAGACCCAGGCGACGAAGGTGGCGCAGACGACCTCCGCTCCCGAGACCGAGACCGCTGTCCGTCCCCACTACCTCGAGGCTCTCCACCTGGTCGAGCGCCTGCACCGCCGGCTCCTCGACGTGATCAAGGACGAGTTCGACCGCCGCGGCCGCGAGGACGTCAACAGCGTCCAGGCGCTGCTGCTCTACAACATCGGCGACAAGGAGCTGACCGCGAGCGAGCTGCGCACCCGCGGCTACTACCTCGGCTCGAACGTCTCGTACAACGTCAAGAAGCTGGTCGAGGCCGGCTACCTGCACCACGCCCGCTCCAAGACCGACCGCCGCTCGGTCCGCATCAGCCTCACCGACAAGGGCCACGAGGTGCACGAGATCGTCCGCGGGCTCTACGAGAAGCACTCCAAGACGATCCAGCCGATCGGCGGCATCTCGGAGGACGATTTCGGCCGCCTCAACACCGCGCTCGCCCGCCTCGAGCGCTTCTGGACCGACCAGATCCGCTACCGGCTATAG
- a CDS encoding H-NS family nucleoid-associated regulatory protein has product MAAKSQEPDYAADVVENFRQLEFEQQVSTLHVLQRIIEEGAAQRRKELMDQLAQLDALTGRPEPALQTKQAGEGRTGKPAPPKYESKKEPGVTWSGRGADPKWLRAEMEESGLPKEAYLIQQAAE; this is encoded by the coding sequence ATGGCCGCTAAATCTCAGGAACCTGACTACGCGGCCGACGTGGTGGAAAACTTCCGCCAACTGGAGTTTGAGCAGCAGGTATCTACCCTCCACGTCCTTCAGCGCATCATCGAGGAAGGTGCCGCCCAGCGGCGCAAGGAACTCATGGACCAGCTCGCCCAGCTGGACGCGCTGACCGGTCGGCCGGAACCTGCGCTCCAAACTAAGCAGGCAGGAGAAGGCCGTACCGGCAAGCCCGCGCCGCCTAAGTACGAATCGAAGAAAGAGCCGGGAGTTACTTGGTCTGGCCGTGGTGCCGATCCGAAGTGGCTCCGGGCCGAGATGGAAGAAAGCGGCCTCCCGAAAGAGGCATACCTGATCCAGCAGGCGGCAGAATGA
- a CDS encoding DUF4238 domain-containing protein, whose amino-acid sequence MIDEMMRKMTNDRRNSQKHHYMPVFYLKQWLNKDGQICEYKRLANGAVKPRRTHPSGTGYVRGLYDFVGLEDPELREAFEREFLKPVDTRAAELLQDINAGRRAMNNPEKRSAWTRFLLSLLMRMPEDIKLHKERYIQNWLKPNPDRRKYYKSRVWRPGMPQRLDDVLAAMDLQSIEHRALDALIPLINNPRIGEVVISLHWGSLTLPVGAPALLTSDRPILLSDGLEDPNSHIILPIGPKQIFYAVKDKGVVNFMMVKPPTELAHIVNMAVVSQAVNYVYGQWDVQLPFVQQYMGTNQRPSLIERMQQYGSTQEAMEDLRRKARRRGVRLPARAG is encoded by the coding sequence ATGATCGACGAGATGATGCGCAAAATGACTAACGACAGGCGTAACAGCCAAAAACATCACTATATGCCAGTATTTTATCTCAAGCAATGGCTGAACAAGGATGGTCAGATCTGCGAGTACAAACGTCTGGCGAACGGAGCGGTCAAGCCACGCCGAACACATCCTTCCGGCACGGGATACGTCCGGGGGCTTTATGATTTCGTTGGGCTTGAGGACCCGGAACTTCGGGAGGCGTTCGAGAGGGAGTTTCTGAAGCCAGTGGACACCCGCGCCGCTGAGTTGCTGCAGGATATCAACGCGGGTCGCAGAGCAATGAACAACCCTGAAAAGCGCTCTGCCTGGACGCGTTTCTTGCTCTCGCTGCTCATGCGGATGCCCGAGGACATCAAGTTGCACAAGGAGAGATATATCCAAAATTGGTTGAAACCGAATCCTGATCGACGCAAGTATTACAAAAGCCGCGTGTGGCGGCCAGGCATGCCACAGCGGCTTGACGATGTACTCGCAGCCATGGATCTACAATCGATCGAGCATCGCGCGCTTGATGCCTTGATACCTCTTATCAATAATCCACGTATAGGCGAGGTCGTCATTAGTCTCCACTGGGGCAGCCTGACTCTGCCAGTCGGAGCGCCAGCTCTCCTTACCTCTGATCGCCCGATTCTACTCTCCGACGGCCTGGAAGATCCGAACTCTCATATCATTCTGCCAATCGGCCCAAAACAAATATTCTATGCGGTTAAGGATAAAGGTGTTGTCAACTTCATGATGGTAAAACCGCCAACTGAATTGGCACACATCGTGAACATGGCGGTGGTTTCTCAGGCCGTGAACTATGTTTACGGCCAGTGGGACGTACAGCTCCCCTTTGTGCAGCAATATATGGGCACGAACCAGCGCCCATCACTCATTGAACGTATGCAGCAGTACGGCTCGACGCAGGAAGCAATGGAAGATCTAAGGAGGAAAGCTCGCCGCCGAGGTGTTCGTTTGCCCGCAAGGGCCGGCTGA
- a CDS encoding transporter, with amino-acid sequence MAACFLVAASGPARAGSAAQPGQSLGLPVGAQIPHGVYWITTTNFGVRDTGPGVTPLNVNATTLAWATPWDILGGRLQLFAAGSYSAIRPQDSDWQSGLGQPLLAAQLAWDLGGDVGFSYLLGGYLPSQTGFAIQTSSLTHRFALSYVGNDWNLTGHLFYGHFLDDRSRSGTVYPDYLNLDLTATKKFGKWQVGGVAFASTDLPTGVAGARPQGQIAVGGLIGYNFGPVNLQAYVTRDLVDRNYGGRDTRAWLRAVVPLYQDKQEAAPNRTLVTREQSR; translated from the coding sequence GTGGCAGCTTGCTTCCTCGTCGCGGCGTCCGGGCCCGCCCGGGCCGGTTCCGCGGCGCAGCCCGGCCAGTCGCTCGGGCTGCCGGTCGGTGCGCAGATCCCGCACGGCGTGTACTGGATCACGACGACGAATTTCGGCGTCCGCGACACCGGCCCAGGGGTGACGCCGCTCAACGTCAACGCCACGACCCTGGCCTGGGCGACGCCGTGGGACATCCTCGGCGGGCGGCTGCAGCTCTTCGCCGCCGGATCGTACTCGGCCATCAGGCCACAGGACAGCGACTGGCAGAGCGGCCTCGGCCAGCCGCTGCTCGCCGCCCAGCTCGCCTGGGACCTCGGCGGCGATGTCGGCTTCAGCTATCTCCTCGGCGGCTACCTGCCGAGCCAGACCGGCTTCGCGATCCAGACCTCGTCCCTGACGCACCGCTTCGCCCTGAGCTACGTCGGCAACGACTGGAACCTGACCGGCCACCTGTTCTACGGCCACTTCCTCGACGACAGGTCTCGTTCGGGCACCGTCTATCCCGATTACCTGAACCTCGATCTGACCGCGACGAAGAAGTTCGGCAAGTGGCAGGTCGGCGGCGTCGCCTTCGCCTCGACCGACCTGCCGACCGGCGTGGCGGGCGCCCGGCCCCAGGGGCAGATCGCGGTCGGCGGGCTGATCGGCTACAATTTCGGCCCGGTGAATCTCCAGGCCTACGTCACCCGGGATCTGGTCGACCGCAACTACGGCGGCCGCGACACCCGGGCGTGGCTGCGGGCGGTGGTGCCGCTCTACCAGGACAAGCAGGAGGCGGCGCCGAACCGCACCCTCGTGACCCGCGAGCAGTCGCGCTGA
- the hemB gene encoding porphobilinogen synthase: protein MSQIQPMPRPLAREAARTEPASLGLTQRPRRNRKAEWSRRLVRETTLTVDDLIWPIFLIEGEGRREPVASMPGVERLSIDEAVRAAEKAASLRIPALSFFPFVEPSLRDATGSEALNRNNLVCRAVRAVKKAVPEIGVITDVALDPYTSHGHDGLLEDGVIVNDETVALLVEQSLIQAEAGTDVIAPSDMMDGRVGAIRAGLDRAGHRDVQIMTYAAKYASAFYGPFRDAIGTNATLVGDKRTYQMDAGNTDEALREVALDLDEGADSVMVKPGMPYLDVIRRVKETFSVPTFAYQVSGEYAMIAAAAQNGWLDGDRAMLESLAAFKRAGADGIFTYFAPRVAERLRQG, encoded by the coding sequence ATGTCGCAGATCCAGCCGATGCCCCGGCCGCTCGCCCGGGAAGCCGCCCGGACCGAGCCGGCCTCCCTCGGTCTCACCCAGCGCCCGCGGCGCAACCGCAAGGCCGAGTGGTCGCGCCGCCTGGTGCGCGAGACGACCCTGACCGTCGACGACCTGATCTGGCCGATCTTCCTGATCGAGGGCGAGGGCCGGCGCGAGCCGGTCGCCTCGATGCCGGGCGTCGAGCGCCTGTCGATCGACGAGGCGGTGCGGGCGGCCGAGAAGGCGGCGTCCTTGCGCATCCCGGCGCTCTCGTTCTTCCCGTTCGTCGAACCGTCCTTGCGCGACGCCACCGGCTCCGAGGCCTTGAACCGCAACAACCTGGTCTGCCGCGCCGTGCGGGCGGTGAAGAAGGCGGTGCCGGAGATCGGGGTCATCACCGACGTCGCCCTCGATCCCTATACCAGCCACGGCCATGACGGCCTCCTGGAGGACGGGGTCATCGTCAACGACGAGACGGTGGCGCTCCTCGTCGAGCAGAGCCTGATCCAGGCCGAGGCCGGCACCGACGTGATCGCCCCCTCCGACATGATGGATGGCCGCGTCGGCGCGATCCGGGCCGGGCTCGACCGGGCCGGGCACCGCGACGTGCAGATCATGACCTACGCGGCGAAGTACGCCAGCGCCTTCTACGGCCCGTTCCGCGACGCGATCGGCACCAACGCCACGCTGGTCGGCGACAAGCGCACCTACCAGATGGATGCCGGCAACACCGACGAGGCCCTGCGCGAGGTCGCCCTCGACCTCGACGAGGGGGCGGATTCGGTGATGGTGAAGCCCGGCATGCCCTATCTCGACGTGATCCGCCGGGTGAAGGAGACCTTTTCGGTCCCCACCTTCGCCTACCAGGTCTCGGGCGAGTACGCGATGATCGCGGCGGCCGCCCAGAACGGCTGGCTCGACGGCGACCGGGCCATGCTGGAGAGCTTGGCCGCCTTCAAGCGCGCCGGCGCCGACGGCATCTTCACCTACTTCGCCCCGCGGGTCGCCGAGCGGCTGCGCCAAGGTTGA
- a CDS encoding threonine ammonia-lyase: MSQPYAITPDDVVRAAHTIRGHVLRTPLVPAPRLSELTGARVLVKHENMQATGAFKERGAVNRLSALTEAERRRGVVAMSAGNHAQAVAYHAKRLGIPATIVMPATTPLVKVENTRAHGATVVLEGETLVESAAAVDRLVEAHGFVLVHPYDDPLVMAGQGTIALEMLEDAPDLDCLVVPIGGGGLMSGIAMAASLRPRVALYGVEAALYPSFLNAIDGQDRPIGGPTLAEGIAVKTVGRLTLPIIRDLVREIVLVDEPQIERAVHDYATLQRSLAEGAGAAGLAALLARPDLFAGRTVGLVLCGGNIDARLLASVMVRELERADRIISFRMTASDRPGVLGQVAGRLGELGANILEVSHGRLHLDVPAKSVSIDVTIETRGPSHTAEILETLRREGLEPRRIGPLGNAATGG, translated from the coding sequence TTGAGCCAGCCCTACGCCATCACCCCGGACGACGTGGTCCGGGCCGCCCACACCATCCGCGGCCACGTGCTGCGCACGCCCTTGGTGCCGGCGCCGCGCCTGTCGGAGCTGACGGGCGCGCGGGTTCTGGTCAAGCACGAGAACATGCAGGCGACCGGGGCCTTCAAGGAGCGCGGCGCGGTCAACCGCCTGAGCGCGCTGACGGAGGCCGAGCGCCGCCGCGGCGTGGTGGCGATGTCGGCCGGCAACCATGCCCAGGCCGTGGCCTACCACGCGAAGCGCCTCGGCATCCCGGCCACCATCGTGATGCCGGCGACGACCCCGCTGGTGAAGGTCGAGAACACCCGCGCCCACGGCGCCACCGTGGTGCTGGAGGGCGAGACCCTGGTCGAATCGGCGGCCGCGGTCGACCGGCTGGTCGAGGCGCACGGCTTCGTGCTGGTCCATCCCTACGACGATCCCCTGGTGATGGCCGGCCAGGGCACCATCGCGCTCGAGATGCTGGAGGACGCCCCCGACCTCGACTGCCTGGTGGTGCCGATCGGCGGCGGCGGCCTGATGAGCGGGATCGCGATGGCCGCGAGCCTGCGGCCGCGGGTGGCCTTGTATGGCGTCGAGGCCGCGCTCTATCCTTCCTTCCTCAACGCCATCGACGGGCAGGACCGGCCGATCGGCGGGCCGACGCTCGCCGAGGGCATCGCCGTCAAGACCGTCGGCCGCCTGACCCTGCCGATCATCCGCGACCTCGTGCGCGAGATCGTCCTCGTCGACGAGCCGCAGATCGAGCGGGCGGTCCATGACTACGCCACGCTCCAGCGCAGCCTCGCCGAGGGCGCGGGCGCCGCCGGCCTCGCGGCCTTGCTGGCCCGGCCCGATCTCTTCGCCGGCCGCACCGTCGGGCTGGTCCTGTGCGGCGGCAACATCGACGCGCGGCTGCTGGCCTCGGTGATGGTGCGCGAACTGGAGCGCGCGGACCGGATCATCTCGTTCCGGATGACGGCGAGCGACCGGCCGGGCGTGCTCGGCCAGGTGGCGGGGCGGCTCGGGGAACTCGGGGCCAACATCCTGGAGGTCTCGCATGGCCGCCTGCATCTCGACGTACCGGCCAAAAGCGTCTCGATCGACGTGACGATCGAGACCCGGGGCCCGAGCCATACCGCCGAGATCCTGGAGACCCTCAGGCGAGAGGGGCTGGAGCCGCGGCGGATCGGGCCGCTTGGCAACGCGGCGACGGGCGGCTGA
- a CDS encoding SLATT domain-containing protein, with protein sequence MDKAGLLRSIATTGYNVGFGAKKHFATFDIVEKVPGWIGFISSAVGIFALVWEPLSAKLPSACLAVLGLCTIYINPYKAKKYDEAGRKLTQIYNQLRDLYHSVQAGNDVQDSHKELKRLETEFYAVSISKQILFSDWYAHYKFFAQQERDWINEQRSFTWKDTLPLSFRIAVPLFVVACLGLIAFPLLHG encoded by the coding sequence GTGGATAAAGCTGGTCTGCTCAGATCCATAGCCACGACGGGCTACAACGTCGGCTTTGGTGCAAAAAAGCACTTTGCCACCTTTGACATCGTTGAAAAGGTGCCAGGTTGGATAGGATTCATATCCAGCGCCGTTGGTATCTTCGCTTTGGTGTGGGAACCGCTGTCTGCAAAGCTGCCTTCAGCGTGCTTGGCCGTTCTCGGACTCTGCACAATCTACATCAATCCGTATAAGGCCAAGAAATATGACGAAGCTGGGAGAAAACTGACTCAAATATATAATCAGCTCCGCGATCTTTATCATTCTGTGCAAGCTGGAAATGATGTTCAAGACAGCCATAAGGAGCTGAAACGATTAGAAACAGAATTTTATGCCGTCTCTATCAGCAAACAGATCCTGTTCAGCGATTGGTACGCGCACTATAAATTCTTTGCTCAACAGGAGCGGGACTGGATCAATGAGCAACGGTCATTCACGTGGAAGGACACGCTGCCCCTGTCTTTCAGGATTGCTGTTCCGCTCTTTGTGGTCGCCTGCCTTGGCCTGATAGCTTTCCCATTGCTGCACGGCTAA
- a CDS encoding DUF6163 family protein has product MRSLSKVRGGPRRAGSEEVADRIERRPPRPETRWDVVLVWLMRVVAVVWMVKGLSAWAEILGARPNAAPFETAPIGRQAVIVYFGVINLLAAVGLWLATAWGGVVWLLAATSAMVLALLTPQLLPMSIPSLAFDSVIIVVYFAVSWLASRELR; this is encoded by the coding sequence ATGCGCTCTCTCAGCAAGGTCCGGGGCGGCCCCCGGCGCGCAGGGTCCGAGGAAGTCGCCGACCGCATCGAGCGCCGGCCCCCGCGGCCCGAGACGCGCTGGGACGTGGTGCTGGTCTGGCTGATGCGGGTCGTCGCGGTGGTCTGGATGGTCAAGGGCCTGAGCGCCTGGGCCGAGATCCTGGGCGCCCGCCCCAATGCCGCGCCGTTCGAGACCGCGCCGATCGGCCGGCAGGCGGTGATCGTCTATTTCGGCGTCATCAACCTGCTGGCGGCGGTGGGCCTGTGGCTCGCCACCGCCTGGGGCGGGGTGGTGTGGCTGCTCGCCGCCACCTCGGCGATGGTGCTGGCGCTGCTCACGCCGCAGCTCCTGCCGATGTCGATTCCGAGCCTCGCCTTCGACAGCGTGATCATCGTGGTCTACTTCGCAGTCTCTTGGCTCGCGTCGCGCGAACTACGCTGA
- a CDS encoding DUF5677 domain-containing protein, with translation MPLDERVKLIREMMGLIDTVIGDISRMPFAKGSDEELYQIVRRAAVVRQREGLNAILTLCETGHGAFGVCLLRPAYEEMLWLEYLAKHPDVAAKLIVNMARENAREAMQVQLDYIGRDGMKAVGFTMKFVKHFLAASSEASATLKSLGNKLGWRQNSVKPTVSHIAQQVGRKAEYDFIYEATSKFVHFSPNELMRRAWGTHKEMHIASKNFTSYWAPFALHWGLRILMDTMIVSLGSHDEKSPASEQAHARIMEILESGVVPPIPIITPVELAWGDRPSQSA, from the coding sequence ATGCCGTTGGATGAGCGTGTAAAGCTGATCCGGGAGATGATGGGACTCATCGACACTGTTATTGGCGACATCAGTCGGATGCCCTTTGCTAAAGGGTCCGATGAAGAGCTGTATCAGATTGTCAGACGCGCTGCCGTAGTCCGGCAGAGGGAGGGGTTAAATGCTATCCTGACTCTTTGTGAAACAGGGCACGGTGCGTTCGGTGTATGCTTACTACGTCCGGCATACGAAGAGATGCTGTGGCTGGAATACCTGGCCAAACACCCCGATGTCGCGGCCAAGCTGATTGTGAACATGGCACGCGAGAATGCCAGAGAAGCTATGCAAGTGCAGCTCGACTACATCGGACGAGACGGGATGAAGGCGGTTGGCTTCACGATGAAATTTGTGAAGCACTTCCTGGCGGCTAGCAGCGAAGCTAGCGCAACTCTAAAATCGCTAGGCAATAAGCTCGGATGGCGACAGAATTCTGTGAAGCCGACGGTCTCTCATATTGCTCAGCAGGTTGGGAGAAAGGCGGAATACGATTTCATATATGAGGCCACGTCGAAATTTGTGCATTTTTCACCTAACGAACTGATGCGCCGGGCCTGGGGCACTCACAAGGAGATGCACATAGCGTCCAAGAATTTCACCAGCTACTGGGCTCCATTTGCACTGCACTGGGGACTAAGAATTTTGATGGATACCATGATCGTATCGCTCGGTTCACACGATGAGAAATCTCCGGCCTCAGAGCAAGCCCATGCGAGGATCATGGAAATCCTTGAGAGTGGCGTCGTGCCGCCAATACCGATCATAACCCCTGTTGAGCTGGCTTGGGGAGATAGGCCCTCCCAATCCGCTTAA